The following proteins are encoded in a genomic region of Takifugu flavidus isolate HTHZ2018 chromosome 3, ASM371156v2, whole genome shotgun sequence:
- the LOC130522278 gene encoding putative claudin-24, which yields MVLTLHALEASGVVLSGGAWLCSLATTLMSTWLTSSTELLPTESYELGLWGTCVVQEQGALQCRAYGGILGLPLDIKLGRILMCLMLAVGLCGFLLAVSSTQLVSCRHGPLGRHCHQKAMKTAGAALCVAAGILGMVPVSRIAHLAVIRYHDKSVPEVVPRWEFGDALFCGWTAGVLHLLAGTLLLTSCLCAQTGSPDTGTPMVPLGRLHSMQTV from the coding sequence ATGGTTCTTACCCTTCACGCTCTGGAAGCATCTGGGGTGGTGCTGTCAGGAGGTGCCTGGCTCTGCTCACTGGCCACCACCCTAATGTCCACATGGTTGACCTCCTCTACCGAGCTGCTGCCAACTGAAAGCTATGAACTGGGTTTGTGGGGGACCTGTGTGGTCCAGGAGCAGGGAGCGCTGCAATGCCGGGCCTACGGTGGCATCCTGGGCCTGCCGCTGGACATAAAACTGGGCCGGATCCTCATGTGTCTGATGCTGGCAGTGGGACTGTGTGGCTTCCTGTTGGCCGTCTCCAGCACGCAGCTCGTCAGCTGCCGCCATGGTCCACTGGGACGCCACTGCCACCAAAAGGCCATGAAGACTGCGGGGGCGGCGCTGTGTGTGGCGGCCGGGATCCTGGGGATGGTTCCTGTATCACGCATCGCTCACCTCGCCGTTATTCGATACCACGACAAGTCTGTGCCGGAGGTGGTGCCACGCTGGGAGTTTGGGGACGCTCTGTTCTGTGGGTGGACAGCAGGGGTCCTTCACCTGCTGGCTGGAACGctgctgctcacttcctgtttgtgtgctcagacaggaagtccagacACAGGGACGCCCATGGTCCCTCTTGGGAGGCTGCACAGCATGCAAACGGTGTGA